A stretch of the Poseidonibacter parvus genome encodes the following:
- the sufB gene encoding Fe-S cluster assembly protein SufB translates to MSDNKHIHDVINSEYKLGFETLVQSDTFPKGLNENVIKAISAKKEEPSWLLDFRLKAYAKWLKMEEPSWANLKYPKIDYQDIAYFSAPKKALDSLDEVDPEILKTYEKLGIPLEEQKQLAGVKTVAVDAVFDSVSVKTTYQAELEELGIIFCSVSEAANKYPDLLKKYLASVVPVTDNYFACLNSAVFTDGSFVYVPPNTVCPMELSTYFRINALDTGQFERTIIICDENSYVSYNEGCSAPTRDERQLHAAVVELVALDKAHIKYSTIQNWYPGDKDGKGGILNFVTKRGACNGESSKISWTQVETGSSLTWKYPSCILKGDNSVGEFYSVAISSKSQQADTGTKMVHLGKNTKSTIISKGISAMSGVNAYRGLVRVGKNADGARNISECDSLLIGNKSNAHTYPYHEVKNMNAIIEHEATTSKISDEQLFYISQRGIHEENAISMIVNGFCKEVLKELPMEFAAEAKELLNISLEGSVG, encoded by the coding sequence ATGAGTGATAATAAACACATTCATGACGTTATTAATAGTGAATACAAATTAGGATTTGAAACGTTAGTTCAAAGTGATACTTTTCCTAAAGGATTAAATGAAAACGTAATAAAAGCAATATCTGCTAAAAAAGAAGAACCTTCTTGGCTATTAGATTTTAGACTTAAAGCCTATGCTAAATGGTTAAAAATGGAAGAACCTTCTTGGGCAAACTTAAAATATCCAAAAATTGATTATCAAGATATTGCATACTTTTCAGCTCCTAAAAAAGCTTTAGATTCTTTAGATGAAGTTGATCCTGAGATATTAAAAACTTATGAAAAACTAGGAATCCCTTTAGAAGAACAAAAACAACTAGCAGGTGTTAAAACTGTTGCTGTAGATGCTGTATTTGATTCAGTTTCAGTAAAAACAACATATCAAGCTGAGTTAGAAGAACTTGGTATTATATTTTGTTCTGTAAGTGAAGCTGCAAATAAATACCCAGATTTACTAAAAAAATATTTAGCATCAGTAGTACCAGTAACTGACAATTATTTTGCCTGTTTAAACTCTGCTGTATTTACAGATGGTTCATTTGTTTATGTTCCACCAAATACAGTTTGTCCAATGGAGTTATCTACTTACTTTAGAATAAATGCTCTAGATACTGGACAGTTTGAGAGAACAATTATTATCTGTGATGAGAACTCTTATGTTTCTTATAATGAAGGTTGTTCAGCTCCAACAAGAGATGAAAGACAACTTCACGCAGCAGTTGTTGAACTTGTAGCACTTGATAAAGCACATATAAAATATTCTACAATTCAAAACTGGTATCCAGGTGATAAAGACGGAAAAGGTGGAATTTTAAATTTCGTTACAAAAAGAGGAGCCTGTAATGGCGAGAGTTCAAAAATATCTTGGACTCAAGTTGAAACTGGTTCTTCTTTAACATGGAAATATCCATCATGTATTTTAAAAGGTGATAATAGTGTTGGTGAATTTTACTCAGTAGCAATTTCATCAAAATCACAACAAGCAGATACGGGAACTAAAATGGTTCATTTAGGTAAAAATACTAAATCAACTATTATTTCAAAAGGTATTTCTGCAATGAGTGGAGTTAATGCATATAGAGGTCTAGTACGAGTTGGTAAAAATGCTGATGGTGCTAGAAATATTTCTGAGTGTGATTCACTTTTAATTGGAAATAAATCAAATGCACATACATATCCATATCATGAAGTAAAAAATATGAATGCAATTATAGAACATGAAGCTACTACTTCTAAAATTTCTGATGAGCAATTATTTTACATTTCTCAAAGAGGTATTCATGAAGAAAATGCAATATCAATGATTGTAAATGGTTTTTGTAAAGAAGTTTTAAAAGAGCTACCAATGGAGTTTGCGGCAGAAGCAAAAGAGTTATTAAATATATCATTAGAAGGAAGTGTTGGATAA
- a CDS encoding amino acid ABC transporter permease, protein MFSNISYDFNWAHVYEYKQKFINGFFMTITISFFALILSFIIGLFFAYAQNSKLIILRFFARFYIEIIRGTPLLVQILIFFYVFANNLGFDNRYIVGTFILAIFSGAYVSEIIRAALGSVEKDQFETSVSLGMSNYQTYRYVIFPQAFKRMLPALTGQFASIIKDSSLLSIIAISEFTMNAQEVDAITYSTLESYIPLAIGYLALTYPVSYYTNRLEKNIK, encoded by the coding sequence ATGTTCTCAAATATCTCTTATGATTTTAATTGGGCTCATGTATATGAATACAAACAAAAATTCATCAATGGTTTTTTTATGACCATTACAATTTCATTTTTTGCACTTATTTTAAGTTTTATAATCGGACTATTTTTTGCATATGCACAAAATTCAAAACTAATAATTCTACGATTTTTTGCAAGATTTTATATTGAAATAATAAGAGGTACTCCCTTACTTGTACAAATACTTATTTTCTTTTATGTTTTTGCTAATAACTTAGGTTTTGATAATAGATATATTGTAGGAACATTTATACTTGCAATATTTTCAGGAGCTTATGTATCTGAAATAATTAGAGCAGCATTAGGTTCTGTTGAAAAAGACCAATTTGAAACAAGTGTTAGTTTAGGAATGAGTAACTATCAAACATATAGATATGTAATTTTTCCTCAAGCTTTTAAAAGAATGCTTCCTGCCTTAACTGGTCAATTCGCTTCTATTATCAAAGATTCTTCTCTTTTATCAATAATAGCAATTAGCGAGTTTACAATGAATGCTCAAGAAGTTGATGCAATTACCTACTCTACTTTAGAAAGTTATATTCCACTTGCAATTGGATACTTAGCTTTGACTTATCCTGTGTCATATTATACCAATAGATTAGAGAAAAATATTAAATAG
- a CDS encoding transporter substrate-binding domain-containing protein: MKKIISVLMIALISLGISAFAKEKLTVGMELAYPPFEMSDKEGNPQGVSVDFAKALGKYLGREVVIENTAWSGLIPSLKTGKIDLIISSMTITEERKRSINFSIPYAQTSLAILANKKSGVSNIDELNVKGKKVAVKKGSTGHIYATKNLPNADILVFDKENACVLEVVQGKVDGFLYDQLTIFKNYAQHKDTTVALLKPFQKDPEHWGVAINKKNVELKKQVDEFIKKAKADGTFATFAKTHLTEAKATFDELKIPFFF; this comes from the coding sequence ATGAAAAAAATCATATCAGTATTAATGATTGCATTAATCTCATTAGGTATATCAGCATTTGCAAAAGAAAAACTTACAGTTGGAATGGAACTAGCTTACCCTCCATTTGAAATGAGTGATAAAGAAGGAAACCCTCAAGGTGTTTCTGTAGATTTTGCAAAAGCTCTTGGAAAATATTTAGGAAGAGAAGTTGTAATTGAAAATACAGCTTGGAGTGGATTAATTCCATCTTTAAAAACTGGAAAAATTGATTTAATTATTTCATCAATGACAATAACAGAAGAGAGAAAAAGATCAATTAACTTTTCAATTCCTTATGCACAAACATCTTTAGCAATTTTAGCAAATAAAAAATCAGGTGTTTCAAATATTGATGAATTAAATGTAAAAGGCAAAAAAGTTGCTGTTAAAAAAGGTTCAACTGGACATATTTACGCAACAAAAAATTTACCTAATGCAGATATTTTAGTTTTTGATAAAGAGAATGCTTGTGTTTTAGAAGTAGTTCAAGGTAAAGTTGATGGTTTTTTATATGACCAATTAACAATATTTAAAAACTATGCACAACATAAAGATACAACAGTTGCACTTTTAAAACCTTTCCAAAAAGATCCTGAACATTGGGGAGTTGCAATTAATAAAAAGAATGTTGAATTAAAGAAACAAGTTGATGAATTTATCAAAAAAGCTAAAGCTGATGGTACGTTTGCAACTTTTGCAAAAACTCATTTAACTGAAGCAAAAGCTACTTTTGATGAGTTAAAAATTCCATTTTTCTTCTAG
- a CDS encoding DUF2237 family protein, whose protein sequence is MQTNILGTNLELCCSSPITGFYRDGICRTSQEDTGTHTICAILTNDFLQYSKSKGNDLTTPMPQYGFPGLKEGDKWCLCALRWKESYEANCAPNIIAEATSIATTKFIEKEILLKYAI, encoded by the coding sequence ATGCAAACAAATATTTTAGGAACAAATTTAGAACTATGTTGTTCAAGCCCAATTACTGGATTTTATAGAGACGGAATATGTAGAACTAGCCAAGAGGACACAGGAACACATACAATATGTGCAATATTAACAAATGATTTTTTACAATATTCAAAGTCAAAAGGAAATGATTTAACAACACCAATGCCCCAGTATGGATTTCCTGGTTTAAAAGAAGGAGATAAATGGTGTTTATGTGCTTTAAGATGGAAAGAGTCTTATGAGGCTAACTGTGCTCCAAATATTATTGCAGAAGCTACATCGATTGCTACAACAAAATTTATAGAAAAAGAAATACTCTTAAAGTATGCTATTTAG
- a CDS encoding NifS family cysteine desulfurase, with protein MDVYLDNNATTVVDPKVFEEMKPFFCDIYGNPNSLHKFGAGTHPKMVEALDFLYEGINAADEDDIIITGNATESNNTVIKGIWVDKILKGDKNHVITSEVEHPAITAACKFLETQGVEVTYLPVNEEGVLEASKVKEFIREDTALVTIMWANNETGKIFPIKEIGQICKVAGVAFHSDGTQAIGKVPVDVQDCNLDYLSFSAHKFHGPKGVGGLYVKKGSELTPLLHGGEQMGGKRAGTVDVASMVGMGWAMHLATSTMAIAYEKNHVSKLRDKLENAILELPETIVIGGKDNRTPNTTLISIRGVEGESMLWDLNQKGIGASTGSACASEDLEANPVMNAFGSDSELAHTGVRFSLSRFNTEEQIDYAIDVIVNAVKRLRGISSSYAYAPQSHKSEL; from the coding sequence ATGGATGTTTATTTAGATAACAACGCAACAACTGTAGTTGATCCAAAAGTATTCGAAGAAATGAAACCATTTTTTTGTGATATTTATGGAAATCCTAACTCATTACACAAATTTGGAGCAGGAACTCACCCTAAAATGGTTGAAGCACTTGACTTCTTATATGAAGGTATTAATGCAGCAGACGAAGATGATATTATTATCACTGGGAATGCAACTGAAAGTAATAATACAGTTATTAAAGGTATCTGGGTTGATAAGATATTAAAAGGTGACAAAAATCACGTGATTACAAGTGAAGTAGAACATCCAGCAATTACAGCAGCCTGTAAATTCTTAGAGACACAAGGTGTTGAAGTTACTTACTTACCTGTAAATGAAGAAGGTGTTTTAGAAGCATCAAAAGTAAAAGAATTTATTAGAGAAGATACTGCTTTAGTTACAATTATGTGGGCAAATAATGAAACTGGTAAAATTTTTCCAATTAAAGAAATTGGTCAAATTTGTAAAGTTGCTGGAGTTGCTTTCCATTCAGATGGAACTCAAGCTATTGGAAAAGTTCCAGTAGATGTTCAAGACTGTAATTTAGATTACCTTTCATTTTCAGCTCATAAATTCCATGGACCAAAAGGTGTTGGTGGATTATATGTTAAAAAAGGTTCTGAATTAACTCCTTTACTTCACGGTGGTGAGCAAATGGGTGGAAAAAGAGCTGGTACTGTTGATGTTGCATCAATGGTTGGTATGGGATGGGCTATGCATTTAGCAACATCTACTATGGCAATTGCTTATGAAAAAAATCATGTAAGTAAATTAAGAGATAAATTAGAAAATGCAATTTTAGAATTACCAGAAACTATTGTAATTGGTGGAAAAGATAATAGAACTCCAAATACAACTTTAATTTCAATTAGAGGTGTTGAAGGTGAATCAATGTTATGGGATTTAAATCAAAAAGGTATTGGAGCTTCTACAGGAAGTGCATGTGCTAGTGAAGATTTAGAAGCAAACCCAGTTATGAATGCTTTTGGAAGCGATAGTGAATTAGCTCACACAGGTGTTAGATTTTCATTAAGTAGATTTAATACAGAAGAGCAAATTGATTATGCAATTGATGTAATTGTAAATGCTGTTAAAAGATTAAGAGGTATTTCAAGCTCTTATGCTTATGCACCACAATCTCACAAATCAGAATTATAA
- a CDS encoding iron-sulfur cluster assembly scaffold protein, with translation MAKNDLISGSIWDEYSNQVVNRMNSPQHQGEITEERAKELGTKLIVADFGAESCGDAVRLYWAVNEETDEIVESKFKSFGCGTAIASSDVMAELCVGKTVDQAVKITNIDVEKALRDNPDTPAVPPQKMHCSVMAYDVIKKAASEYKGVDMESFETEIIVCECARVSLATLQEVIKINDLTTVEQITDFTKAGAFCKSCIKPGGHEEMDYYLVDILADTRAEMAESKMKEAADASESGELTFDKMTLVQRIKAIDSVLDEDIRPMLVMDGGNMEIIDIKENIPHYDLYIRYLGSCSGCSSGSTGTLYAIESVLQQKIDENLRVLPI, from the coding sequence ATGGCAAAAAATGATTTAATTAGCGGATCAATTTGGGATGAATACTCAAATCAAGTTGTAAATAGAATGAATAGCCCTCAACATCAAGGTGAAATCACAGAAGAAAGAGCTAAAGAATTAGGAACAAAACTTATTGTTGCTGATTTTGGTGCAGAATCATGTGGTGATGCAGTAAGATTATACTGGGCAGTAAATGAAGAAACTGATGAGATTGTTGAATCAAAATTCAAATCTTTTGGTTGTGGTACTGCAATTGCATCTTCTGATGTTATGGCTGAATTATGTGTTGGTAAAACTGTTGATCAAGCTGTTAAGATTACAAATATTGATGTTGAAAAAGCATTAAGAGATAATCCAGATACTCCAGCTGTTCCACCTCAAAAAATGCACTGTTCTGTTATGGCTTATGATGTTATTAAAAAAGCAGCATCTGAGTATAAAGGTGTTGATATGGAATCTTTTGAAACTGAAATTATTGTATGTGAATGTGCAAGAGTTTCATTAGCAACTTTACAAGAAGTTATCAAAATCAATGACTTAACTACAGTTGAGCAAATTACTGACTTTACAAAAGCTGGTGCATTTTGTAAATCATGTATTAAGCCAGGTGGCCACGAAGAAATGGATTATTACTTAGTTGATATTTTAGCTGATACAAGAGCTGAAATGGCAGAATCTAAAATGAAAGAAGCAGCTGATGCTTCTGAATCTGGAGAATTAACTTTTGATAAAATGACTTTAGTTCAAAGAATTAAAGCAATTGATTCAGTATTAGATGAAGATATTAGACCAATGTTAGTAATGGATGGTGGAAACATGGAAATTATTGATATTAAAGAAAATATTCCTCATTATGATTTATATATCAGATACTTAGGTTCATGTTCAGGATGTTCGTCTGGGTCTACTGGAACTTTATATGCAATCGAATCTGTATTACAACAAAAAATTGATGAAAACTTAAGAGTTTTACCAATTTAA
- a CDS encoding HPP family protein yields MFAIYNNGSVSMRSTADNLYDLKQIDAPSNIQLKPDDDTLFQDYMDSKKNESSNNQKALNIYKKMANIDTTEPVYHVKDIMTRDCATIDSKQTIKEAYDILKELNISQVPVVTFGKKIQGLIDNKTILNLILENLDNTDEILNRKIEDIYLPELITADPISDIRRVSKVMIDFKLHAIPIVDEEDIVIGIVSKTDIIKAVSNLPHLQLWS; encoded by the coding sequence ATGTTTGCTATTTATAACAATGGTAGTGTTTCAATGAGAAGTACAGCTGATAATTTATATGATTTAAAACAAATTGATGCTCCATCAAATATTCAATTAAAACCAGATGATGATACATTATTTCAAGATTATATGGATTCAAAAAAAAATGAAAGTTCAAATAATCAAAAAGCTTTAAATATCTATAAAAAAATGGCAAATATAGATACAACAGAGCCAGTTTATCATGTAAAAGACATAATGACTAGAGATTGTGCAACAATTGATTCTAAACAAACTATAAAAGAAGCATACGATATTTTAAAAGAATTAAATATTAGTCAAGTTCCTGTAGTAACTTTTGGGAAGAAAATACAAGGTTTAATTGATAATAAGACTATCTTAAATTTAATACTTGAAAATCTTGATAATACTGATGAAATTTTAAATAGAAAAATAGAAGATATTTATTTACCTGAATTAATTACAGCTGATCCAATATCTGATATTAGAAGAGTTTCAAAAGTAATGATTGATTTCAAACTTCATGCAATTCCAATTGTAGACGAAGAAGATATAGTAATAGGTATTGTTTCAAAAACAGATATTATAAAAGCTGTTTCTAACTTACCACATTTACAACTTTGGTCATAA
- a CDS encoding sulfite exporter TauE/SafE family protein — protein sequence MEFLQDITYTWIIIFIITGFIAGYIDSIAGGGGMVQVPVLLLSGIPPVFVLATNKMASLFGVTMATIKYYLSKKISIKVVSIAIIPCLIASYIGSELVMFLSDEIIQWAILISIPIALLFLFKKSNTIVEEKTELTSKNIVVATAPIGFYDGLLGPGTGTYMTISMKKFLHLDYIVSTASTKPLNLATNLGSAIAFVAAGKVLWMIALPMALANMAGSWVGSHYAIKGGEEFIKKVLIVVLVFMLLANIIKIIVS from the coding sequence ATGGAATTTTTACAAGATATTACATATACATGGATTATTATTTTTATAATTACTGGATTTATAGCAGGTTATATTGATTCAATTGCAGGAGGTGGAGGAATGGTTCAAGTTCCTGTCTTGCTATTAAGTGGAATTCCTCCTGTTTTTGTGCTTGCAACAAATAAAATGGCTAGTTTATTTGGTGTTACAATGGCAACAATTAAATATTATCTTAGTAAAAAAATATCTATAAAAGTTGTAAGTATTGCAATAATTCCTTGCTTAATAGCTTCATATATTGGAAGTGAACTAGTAATGTTTTTATCAGATGAAATTATTCAGTGGGCTATTTTAATATCAATTCCTATTGCTTTACTTTTTTTATTTAAAAAAAGCAATACAATTGTAGAAGAAAAAACTGAACTTACAAGTAAAAATATTGTAGTTGCAACTGCACCAATTGGTTTTTATGATGGACTTTTAGGACCTGGTACTGGAACTTATATGACAATTTCTATGAAAAAGTTTTTACATTTAGATTATATTGTATCAACAGCTTCAACTAAACCTTTAAACTTAGCTACAAATTTAGGTTCTGCTATTGCTTTTGTAGCTGCAGGAAAGGTTTTATGGATGATTGCTTTGCCAATGGCATTAGCAAATATGGCTGGTTCATGGGTTGGAAGTCACTATGCTATTAAGGGTGGAGAAGAGTTTATAAAAAAAGTTTTAATAGTTGTTCTTGTTTTTATGCTTTTAGCAAATATTATTAAGATTATTGTTTCATAG
- a CDS encoding hemerythrin domain-containing protein, which translates to METISSFLTQDHRACDEEFASMENEVASENWEEANTKLIKFSNDLLHHFDMEEKVMFSAFESKTGMTQGPTAMMRMEHEQMRGLLEDLKNDVNSTDKNHFFGVSESLMMLMQQHNMKEEQMLYAMADAHLGDAVSDVVENMKAI; encoded by the coding sequence ATGGAAACGATATCATCTTTTTTAACACAAGATCACAGAGCATGTGATGAAGAGTTTGCAAGTATGGAAAATGAAGTTGCAAGCGAAAACTGGGAAGAAGCTAACACAAAGTTAATCAAATTCTCAAATGATTTATTACATCACTTTGATATGGAAGAAAAAGTAATGTTTAGTGCTTTTGAAAGTAAAACAGGAATGACTCAAGGGCCAACGGCAATGATGCGAATGGAACATGAACAGATGAGAGGACTTTTAGAAGATTTAAAAAATGATGTAAACTCTACAGATAAAAATCATTTTTTTGGTGTAAGTGAAAGTTTAATGATGTTAATGCAACAACATAATATGAAAGAAGAACAAATGCTGTATGCAATGGCTGATGCTCATTTAGGTGATGCGGTAAGCGATGTTGTAGAAAATATGAAAGCTATATAA
- the argH gene encoding argininosuccinate lyase — protein sequence MSNQNNQILKNTNAQILDEFNASIMFDKELYSQDIKGSIAHSQMLCEQGILTKEEQEVIESGLLQVKDEIESGKFEFSLAYEDIHMAVENRLTEIIGEPGKRLHTARSRNDQVATDFRLYVQEKSLSIKEQLKQLVDTFVNVASKHTDTLIPGMTHLQHAQPLNFGYHMLAYANMFKRDFQRFESSYERNNYSPLGSAALAGTPHNINRQSTSDKLGFTAPSAHAMDTVSDRDFALEILFNISTSMMHVSRISEELVTWSSYEFQFVRMSDEYATTSSIMPQKKNPDVPELLRGKTGRVYGNLISLFTVMKGLPLAYNKDTQEDKEGVFDSVRTIEISLKILNEVIKTMIVNVDKMENACKIGHLSATDLADFLVQKQNMPFRTAYYITKDVVEKANSLNKDISELTVEEIRESNDEIKNIDEEIVMYLDLRNSMNARTSIGGTSTKQTENQIEDFKTWLEKN from the coding sequence ATGTCAAATCAAAATAATCAAATATTAAAAAATACAAATGCACAAATTCTTGATGAATTTAACGCTTCAATTATGTTCGATAAAGAACTTTATTCACAAGATATAAAAGGTTCAATTGCACACTCACAAATGTTATGTGAACAGGGTATTTTAACAAAAGAAGAACAAGAAGTAATAGAGTCTGGTTTACTACAAGTAAAAGATGAAATCGAATCTGGAAAGTTTGAATTTTCACTAGCTTATGAAGATATTCATATGGCAGTTGAAAATAGACTAACTGAAATAATAGGAGAACCAGGAAAAAGACTTCATACAGCAAGAAGTAGAAATGACCAAGTAGCAACAGATTTTAGACTTTATGTTCAAGAAAAATCACTTTCAATAAAAGAGCAATTAAAACAACTTGTTGATACTTTTGTAAATGTTGCTTCAAAACACACAGATACTTTAATTCCAGGAATGACACACTTGCAACATGCACAACCACTTAACTTTGGTTATCATATGCTAGCTTATGCAAATATGTTTAAAAGAGATTTTCAAAGATTTGAAAGTTCATATGAAAGAAACAACTATTCACCTTTAGGAAGTGCAGCACTAGCTGGAACTCCACATAATATAAATAGACAAAGTACAAGCGATAAACTAGGATTTACTGCACCAAGTGCACATGCTATGGATACAGTTTCAGATAGAGATTTTGCACTAGAAATTTTATTTAATATCTCAACTTCAATGATGCATGTATCAAGAATTTCTGAAGAGCTTGTAACTTGGTCTTCTTATGAGTTTCAGTTTGTTAGAATGAGTGATGAGTATGCTACAACTTCATCAATTATGCCTCAAAAGAAAAACCCTGATGTACCTGAGCTTTTACGTGGTAAAACGGGAAGAGTTTATGGAAACTTGATTTCATTATTTACTGTTATGAAAGGTTTACCATTAGCTTATAATAAAGATACCCAAGAAGATAAAGAGGGTGTTTTTGATTCTGTAAGAACTATTGAAATTTCTTTAAAGATTTTAAATGAAGTAATAAAAACAATGATTGTAAATGTAGATAAAATGGAAAATGCTTGTAAAATTGGGCACTTAAGTGCAACTGATTTAGCAGACTTTTTAGTTCAAAAACAAAATATGCCTTTTAGAACTGCATATTATATTACAAAAGATGTAGTTGAAAAAGCTAATAGTTTAAATAAAGATATTAGTGAATTAACTGTTGAAGAAATTAGAGAATCAAATGATGAAATTAAAAATATTGATGAAGAAATTGTTATGTATTTAGATTTAAGAAATTCTATGAACGCTAGAACATCAATAGGTGGAACATCAACAAAACAAACAGAAAATCAAATAGAAGATTTTAAAACGTGGTTAGAAAAAAACTAA
- a CDS encoding chemotaxis protein CheV has product MSGISGSVEQMTQAHLRNVQQLAVFYTGHNNIYAINIAKVKAFIITNEVAINDTPTDSDVIAGIATIRGEPVTLINLDAWLGLKALPVDDYKLIIFCEFNHKKIGFLVKDMLDIVEKTTDQLRHTEETNSKITYTTYVKVQDKDELCTTFNAEQLLRDIGWTDDGEDDLQKYVDGKLNSEKVILAAEDSGVAREVLNSFFKKTGVKYEIYTNGTQLIKRVEELDPDSIGLIITDIEMPGTDGYQVASFIKTNSKLSHIPVVVNSSMTTDAVRGKMDQIGVDGFVGKTDIPNLFELTKKFLL; this is encoded by the coding sequence ATGAGCGGAATTAGTGGTAGTGTTGAACAAATGACACAAGCGCATTTAAGAAATGTTCAACAGTTAGCAGTGTTTTATACTGGTCACAATAATATTTACGCAATTAATATAGCAAAGGTAAAAGCCTTTATTATCACTAATGAAGTAGCTATTAATGATACTCCAACTGACTCTGATGTAATCGCAGGAATTGCAACAATTAGAGGAGAACCAGTAACTTTAATAAACCTAGATGCATGGTTAGGATTAAAAGCTTTACCTGTTGATGATTATAAATTAATTATTTTTTGTGAATTTAATCATAAAAAAATAGGTTTCCTAGTAAAAGATATGCTTGATATTGTAGAAAAAACTACAGATCAATTAAGACATACAGAAGAAACAAATTCAAAAATCACTTATACAACTTATGTAAAAGTTCAAGATAAAGATGAACTATGTACTACTTTTAATGCAGAACAATTATTAAGAGATATTGGTTGGACTGATGATGGAGAAGATGATTTACAAAAATATGTAGATGGTAAACTTAATTCTGAAAAAGTAATACTAGCAGCTGAAGATTCAGGAGTTGCAAGAGAAGTATTAAATAGCTTCTTCAAAAAAACTGGTGTTAAGTATGAGATATATACTAATGGTACACAACTTATAAAAAGAGTTGAAGAATTAGACCCAGATTCAATTGGTCTAATTATAACAGATATTGAAATGCCTGGAACAGATGGATATCAAGTAGCGTCATTTATTAAAACAAATTCTAAACTTAGTCACATACCTGTAGTTGTAAACTCTTCTATGACGACAGATGCAGTACGAGGGAAAATGGATCAAATTGGTGTTGATGGTTTTGTTGGAAAAACTGATATTCCTAACTTATTTGAATTAACTAAAAAATTCTTACTATAA
- a CDS encoding ThiF family adenylyltransferase produces MKYDRTKKLFGDETFNKFQDTKLLLLGVGGVGSFALDALYNTGITNITIVDFDTYEESNMNRQLGSVGNIGRVKVDVMKEKYPNVIAINERITTEWIDEFDFSSYDYILDAIDDVKPKVHLIQRHYKKIITTSGGAKRIDPSKIEYKSIWDTFNDPFIRKIRTELKQKGFKKKFKVIFSSENPLCIEKGSFEGVTGSFGLMMASVTIQKILSKMKK; encoded by the coding sequence ATGAAATATGATAGAACAAAAAAGCTTTTTGGTGATGAGACATTTAATAAATTTCAAGATACCAAATTATTACTTTTAGGTGTTGGAGGTGTTGGAAGTTTTGCACTTGATGCCCTTTATAACACTGGAATAACAAATATTACCATTGTTGACTTTGACACTTATGAAGAATCAAATATGAATAGACAATTAGGAAGTGTTGGAAATATTGGTAGAGTTAAAGTTGATGTTATGAAAGAAAAATATCCAAATGTTATAGCAATAAATGAAAGAATAACAACTGAATGGATTGATGAGTTTGATTTTTCATCTTATGATTATATTTTAGATGCAATCGATGATGTAAAACCAAAGGTTCATTTAATCCAAAGACACTATAAAAAGATTATTACAACAAGTGGAGGAGCTAAAAGAATAGATCCAAGTAAGATTGAATATAAATCAATTTGGGATACTTTTAATGATCCATTTATAAGAAAGATAAGAACAGAATTAAAGCAAAAAGGATTTAAGAAAAAGTTTAAAGTAATTTTTTCATCTGAAAACCCTTTATGTATTGAAAAAGGTAGTTTTGAGGGAGTTACGGGTTCATTTGGTTTAATGATGGCTTCTGTGACTATACAAAAAATACTTAGTAAAATGAAAAAATAA